One genomic segment of Atribacterota bacterium includes these proteins:
- the ilvB gene encoding biosynthetic-type acetolactate synthase large subunit yields the protein MELSGTEIIVECLKQEKIKVIFGIPGAAIMPLYDTFGKYEPLPFKNILTRHEQGAVHAADGYARATGEVGVCVVTSGPGATNLVTGLANAHMDSVPLVAFTGQVPTALVGNDAFQEVDITGITLPITKHNYIARKVGDLASIIKEAFYIARTGRPGPVLIDIPKDIQLAKGNFNYPEKINRKGYNPSYRGHIKQIKSAAMKIMEAKKPVIISGGGVINANAVPELMKIVIKTNIPVVNTFMGLGSFPTNHHLFLGMLGMYGQYTANQLVSNADLIIALGTRFDDRITGNLNQFCPQADIIHIDIDPAEIGKNISIKIPIVGDLKNILQQLNNFIGGKEHNLWLQELQEIRAKDPVSREDNDPLLHSRFIMKALNELFKGEAIIVTDVGQHQMWAAHYTRVNYPRHFISSGGLGAMGFGLPAAIGTKIGCPHKTVICISGDGGFQMNIQELATAIYNRLSIIVILMNNGYLGMVRQLQELFYDKRYVSTLLAGNPDFVKIVEAYGGIGFRVDKQEDFFPTLEKASRKNQFVLIDCHIPAEENIFPLVKPDSSINQMIGVD from the coding sequence ATGGAATTAAGTGGAACTGAAATTATTGTTGAATGTCTAAAGCAGGAAAAAATAAAGGTTATTTTTGGTATACCAGGTGCGGCAATTATGCCTTTGTACGATACCTTTGGAAAATATGAACCACTTCCTTTTAAGAATATTTTAACCAGACACGAACAGGGAGCAGTTCATGCGGCAGATGGATATGCCAGAGCAACTGGTGAGGTAGGAGTGTGTGTGGTTACCTCTGGACCCGGTGCCACTAATCTGGTAACCGGTCTGGCCAATGCACATATGGATTCGGTCCCATTGGTTGCCTTTACTGGGCAAGTACCCACTGCTTTAGTAGGTAATGATGCCTTCCAAGAAGTTGATATTACCGGAATAACTTTACCCATTACCAAACATAATTATATTGCCAGAAAAGTTGGAGATTTAGCATCAATAATAAAAGAGGCTTTTTATATTGCTCGAACCGGTAGACCTGGTCCGGTACTTATTGATATACCAAAGGATATTCAGTTAGCCAAAGGTAATTTTAATTATCCCGAAAAAATAAATAGGAAAGGATATAATCCCTCTTATAGGGGACATATTAAACAGATAAAATCTGCAGCAATGAAGATAATGGAAGCAAAAAAGCCAGTAATTATTTCCGGGGGAGGTGTTATTAATGCCAATGCTGTTCCGGAATTAATGAAGATAGTAATCAAAACCAATATACCTGTAGTTAATACTTTTATGGGTCTAGGTAGTTTCCCCACAAACCATCATCTGTTTCTTGGCATGCTAGGAATGTATGGCCAATATACTGCTAATCAGCTAGTCAGCAATGCTGATTTAATCATTGCCTTAGGAACTCGTTTTGATGACAGGATTACCGGTAATTTAAATCAATTTTGTCCCCAGGCGGATATTATTCATATAGACATTGATCCAGCAGAAATAGGGAAAAATATCTCGATAAAAATTCCTATTGTAGGTGATTTGAAGAATATATTACAACAATTGAATAACTTTATTGGGGGAAAAGAACATAATTTATGGCTGCAGGAGCTACAAGAAATTAGGGCAAAAGACCCTGTAAGCAGAGAGGATAATGATCCACTGCTACATTCCAGGTTTATTATGAAAGCTTTAAATGAGTTATTTAAGGGCGAAGCAATTATTGTAACTGATGTCGGTCAACATCAGATGTGGGCGGCTCATTATACCCGGGTTAATTATCCTCGACATTTTATCTCTTCAGGGGGATTAGGAGCTATGGGATTCGGATTGCCTGCTGCTATAGGCACCAAAATAGGCTGTCCCCATAAGACAGTCATTTGTATTTCTGGTGATGGTGGTTTCCAAATGAATATTCAGGAATTAGCCACTGCAATTTATAACCGTTTGTCAATTATCGTAATATTGATGAATAATGGTTACCTGGGAATGGTAAGACAGTTGCAAGAATTATTCTATGATAAACGCTATGTTTCTACTTTACTTGCTGGGAATCCCGATTTTGTAAAGATTGTAGAAGCTTATGGAGGTATAGGATTTAGAGTTGATAAACAAGAGGATTTTTTCCCAACCTTAGAGAAAGCATCTAGGAAAAATCAATTTGTGTT